The following proteins are encoded in a genomic region of Nicotiana sylvestris chromosome 4, ASM39365v2, whole genome shotgun sequence:
- the LOC104234810 gene encoding uncharacterized protein, whose amino-acid sequence MLEDIRIKTKNLLREHEEKVRSWRYDFSPKCMDLYNEYLQIAQTACKVNANGQNGYEVIEGSDKHCVNLAVMKCTCRSSDLTGIPCPHAIRDILHDSGDPMTEINWWYSKEVFLLTYRHKKQPVRGENIWKIEPSHAMEPPELVKLAGRPKVKRDRQKDEAIKRQGVWSQPKKEES is encoded by the coding sequence ATGCTAGAGGACATCAGAATCAAGACCAAGAACTTGTTAAGAGAACATGAAGAAAAAGTTAGGAGCTGGAGATATGATTTCAGTCCAAAATGCATGGACTTGTATAATGAGTACCTGCAGATTGCACAAACTGCCTGTAAAGTAAATGCAAATGGTCAAAATGGCTATGAAGTAATAGAAGGATCTGACAAGCATTGTGTTAATTTGGCGGTGATGAAGTGCACTTGTAGGTCATCGGACCTTACAGGAATCCCATGTCCACATGCTATTAGAGATATACTTCATGACTCTGGTGATCCAATGACTGAAATTAACTGGTGGTATAGCAAGGAGGTATTTCTGCTGACTTATAGGCACAAAAAACAGCCTGTTAGGGGAGAAAATATTTGGAAGATTGAGCCATCTCACGCAATGGAGCCTCCAGAGCTTGTGAAATTGGCTGGTAGACCTAAGGTTAAGAGAGATAGGCAGAAGGATGAGGCAATTAAAAGACAAGGAGTGTGGTCACAGCCTAAAAAGGAAGAATCATGA